The Vibrio echinoideorum genome includes a region encoding these proteins:
- a CDS encoding GGDEF domain-containing protein — protein sequence MDVHTLAIYTSLLAATVASAMLLTHKYILAGTTLGVNYIAYAALLLGASVTPLSFGVTQSSESIVFLSNGAYATAFGLLLVGITVLRGASRSFLVISIIISSLGISFFLYSALIAPSVTSRIEARSILVVTICILALCANYSGEKHDNREAKCLLNLTLFINILYMAMRGVLAHTKGTNSNYYLISDIHKLSFVIMTITIVSLAFSVFWILTDRLLKQTYRSSITDEQTGLYNRRGLAELIPKLVQPGRESDISVLMADLDHFKKINDTYGHDKGDDVIKHFGQILEDTCRTSDFCFRYGGEEFVVMLPRANKIQAMQIAERIRNHAKHNSNQELSSGRYTVSIGVTQALINDDWNSLIKRADNALYDAKSQGRDCIVER from the coding sequence ATGGATGTACACACCTTAGCTATATATACCTCTTTGTTAGCAGCCACTGTTGCGAGTGCTATGCTGTTAACACATAAATATATACTCGCAGGAACCACGTTAGGGGTGAATTATATTGCTTATGCTGCTTTGCTGTTAGGAGCCAGTGTTACACCACTTTCATTCGGCGTTACTCAATCTTCAGAATCCATCGTTTTTCTTTCCAATGGTGCATACGCAACCGCTTTTGGTTTGTTACTCGTCGGCATAACCGTGTTACGAGGAGCAAGTCGATCTTTTCTCGTAATATCAATTATCATTAGCTCCCTTGGCATTAGCTTCTTTCTTTATAGCGCCCTAATTGCGCCTTCTGTTACTTCTAGGATCGAAGCTCGAAGTATTCTCGTTGTGACGATATGTATCTTAGCCCTATGTGCAAACTATTCCGGGGAAAAACACGATAACAGAGAAGCAAAGTGCCTGTTGAACCTGACCCTGTTTATCAACATTCTCTATATGGCAATGAGGGGCGTACTTGCTCATACCAAAGGAACGAATTCAAACTATTACCTGATATCAGATATTCATAAATTGTCTTTCGTTATCATGACAATCACAATTGTTAGCCTCGCATTTTCAGTGTTTTGGATCTTAACTGATCGTTTATTAAAGCAAACCTATCGCTCATCGATCACTGATGAACAAACAGGCCTTTATAACCGTAGAGGCCTAGCAGAGCTGATACCCAAGCTTGTTCAACCAGGCCGAGAGAGTGACATTTCTGTACTGATGGCCGACCTAGATCATTTCAAAAAAATTAATGATACCTATGGTCATGACAAGGGAGATGATGTGATTAAGCACTTTGGTCAAATTCTTGAAGATACATGCCGAACAAGCGATTTCTGCTTTCGCTATGGTGGAGAGGAGTTTGTTGTCATGTTACCTAGAGCGAATAAAATTCAAGCAATGCAAATAGCTGAAAGAATAAGGAACCACGCAAAACACAACTCCAATCAAGAGCTCTCATCTGGCAGGTATACTGTCAGCATTGGAGTGACTCAAGCTCTCATAAACGATGACTGGAATTCATTAATTAAAAGAGCGGATAACGCCCTCTACGACGCAAAATCTCAAGGGCGCGATTGCATTGTTGAGCGTTAA
- the folM gene encoding dihydromonapterin reductase: MSETILITGVGKRLGFALAQQLLVDGYKVVGTYRSDYPQLQLLRDSGADLQQVDFYQQSSLEGFLHYVGQEYKTLRAIIHNASDWKPENKKNPSENASQIMHQMMTIHATVPYLFNLTLKDQLMSGDKTSDIIHISDYVAEKGSKKHIAYAASKAALNNLTLSFSAMLAPKVKVNTLSPAMIKFNEHDDDTYKTKALQKALIPTEAGFEEIINGIKYVLASHYMTGRTLHLDGGRHLK, from the coding sequence ATGAGTGAAACGATACTAATAACTGGCGTGGGAAAGCGACTAGGCTTCGCACTGGCGCAGCAACTTTTAGTGGATGGATACAAAGTGGTTGGCACTTACCGAAGCGACTACCCTCAACTGCAATTACTGCGCGACAGTGGAGCCGACTTGCAGCAGGTAGATTTTTATCAACAAAGCAGCTTAGAGGGCTTTCTTCATTACGTGGGTCAAGAATATAAGACACTTCGAGCCATCATACATAACGCTTCCGACTGGAAGCCGGAGAACAAGAAAAACCCCAGTGAAAATGCCTCACAAATCATGCATCAGATGATGACGATTCACGCGACCGTGCCTTATTTGTTCAATTTAACACTCAAAGACCAACTGATGTCTGGCGATAAAACGTCAGACATCATCCACATCAGTGATTACGTTGCGGAAAAAGGCAGTAAAAAACACATCGCTTACGCGGCTAGCAAAGCTGCGCTCAACAACCTAACGTTGTCGTTTTCAGCAATGCTGGCTCCCAAGGTGAAAGTAAATACCCTCTCTCCAGCAATGATTAAGTTCAATGAACATGACGATGACACATACAAAACCAAAGCGCTGCAGAAAGCTCTGATCCCCACAGAAGCGGGCTTTGAGGAAATAATAAATGGCATCAAATATGTTTTGGCCAGTCACTACATGACAGGAAGAACCTTACACCTTGATGGCGGTAGGCATTTGAAGTGA
- the folE gene encoding GTP cyclohydrolase I FolE, with protein MLNTEAEKVREALLAKGLETPMTPSEMNPNQKYNRIKGLLTEVVSTLGLDLTDDSLAETPHRIAKMYVHEIFSGLDYDNFPKISVIENKMSVDEMVKVSNIDLTSTCEHHFITIDGLAEVAYIPENKILGLSKINRIVRFFAQRPQVQERLTQQILVAIQTLVETENVAVTIKATHYCVKSRGVMDANSETSTTALGGIFKTNPQTRAEFLR; from the coding sequence ATGCTGAATACAGAAGCCGAAAAAGTAAGAGAAGCTTTGCTCGCAAAAGGACTTGAAACCCCAATGACACCGAGCGAAATGAATCCCAACCAGAAGTACAACCGCATCAAAGGACTTTTGACGGAAGTGGTCAGTACGCTTGGACTGGATTTAACAGATGACAGCCTTGCTGAAACACCTCATCGCATTGCAAAAATGTACGTTCACGAGATCTTTTCAGGGCTCGATTACGATAACTTCCCAAAAATCAGCGTTATAGAAAACAAAATGTCGGTTGATGAAATGGTGAAGGTATCGAACATAGATTTAACGTCGACGTGCGAACATCACTTCATTACCATCGATGGTTTAGCAGAAGTGGCCTATATCCCTGAAAACAAGATTCTTGGGCTGTCTAAAATCAACCGTATCGTTCGATTCTTTGCTCAGCGCCCTCAAGTGCAAGAACGCCTTACTCAGCAAATCCTGGTCGCGATACAGACTCTAGTCGAAACAGAAAATGTGGCCGTGACAATTAAAGCCACTCACTATTGCGTTAAATCCAGAGGTGTCATGGATGCAAACTCTGAAACCTCAACGACCGCTCTCGGTGGTATTTTCAAAACTAACCCTCAAACCAGAGCTGAGTTTTTACGATGA
- a CDS encoding Lrp/AsnC family transcriptional regulator: MDEIDKKILAELQSNARLTNQELADRVSLSPSPCLRRVRSLEKQGIIRGYHASVDQEACGLPVNVFVLVKLEKPTEENMRDFEQHIEVIDEVLECFLMTGNHDYLLHVVSESLKSYEQFIRKQLTRLPNIASIESSFAFGQVKTKTKLPVR; encoded by the coding sequence ATGGACGAGATCGACAAGAAAATACTGGCTGAATTGCAAAGCAACGCACGGCTCACTAATCAAGAGTTGGCCGATCGCGTGTCGCTATCGCCCTCTCCTTGTTTGCGTCGAGTTCGGTCATTGGAGAAACAAGGGATTATTCGAGGCTATCACGCCAGTGTCGACCAAGAAGCATGCGGCCTACCTGTGAATGTGTTTGTGTTGGTGAAACTTGAAAAGCCAACAGAAGAGAATATGCGAGACTTTGAGCAGCACATTGAAGTGATTGATGAAGTATTAGAGTGCTTTTTAATGACAGGTAATCACGACTACCTATTACATGTGGTCAGTGAGTCGCTCAAAAGCTACGAGCAGTTTATCCGTAAGCAATTAACCCGCCTACCCAATATTGCTTCTATTGAATCCAGCTTCGCTTTCGGTCAGGTGAAAACCAAGACCAAGTTGCCAGTGAGGTAA
- a CDS encoding haloacid dehalogenase type II encodes MKKEVILFDINETVLNLGSLQPKFKAVFGSEDALSLWFSKLLHSSTVCIATNVQSTFSELANAALDAIAQRYKCDLTAESKDALLTSFANLPAHTDIKASLLKLRNNGFKTVAFSNSSLDLIASQIKNSGLKDYFDTIISVEETGSFKPNSDVYKFAAETLQESVENLRLVATHDWDTHGALSAGLQAAYIDRTGVEYHSLYLKPEISSKTMDGVVEQIIKHNLEN; translated from the coding sequence ATGAAAAAAGAAGTGATACTGTTTGATATAAACGAAACGGTTTTAAATTTGGGGTCATTACAGCCTAAATTTAAAGCAGTATTTGGCAGCGAGGATGCACTATCGCTTTGGTTCTCAAAGCTTTTGCACTCTTCAACGGTTTGCATCGCAACAAACGTACAGTCTACTTTTTCTGAATTAGCGAATGCAGCGCTCGACGCTATTGCACAGCGGTACAAGTGTGATTTAACGGCGGAAAGCAAAGATGCCTTGTTAACTTCTTTTGCCAATCTACCAGCGCACACTGATATCAAAGCATCTTTACTTAAATTGCGTAACAACGGTTTTAAAACAGTCGCTTTTTCCAACTCATCCCTCGACCTCATCGCTTCTCAAATCAAGAACTCGGGCTTAAAAGACTATTTCGACACAATCATTTCTGTTGAAGAAACAGGCAGTTTCAAACCAAATTCAGACGTGTATAAATTTGCAGCCGAAACCTTACAAGAGTCTGTCGAAAACCTTCGTCTTGTCGCTACTCATGATTGGGACACTCATGGTGCGCTATCCGCTGGCTTACAAGCAGCCTATATAGACCGTACAGGCGTTGAGTATCATTCCTTGTATTTGAAGCCGGAGATTAGCTCAAAGACGATGGATGGTGTGGTGGAACAGATAATTAAGCACAATTTAGAAAACTAA
- the folX gene encoding dihydroneopterin triphosphate 2'-epimerase, with product MNHNAIITITNLRLRTFIGFNEEEKSKQQDIVINAEIHYPANNLCLSDDVENALNYKNICKKIIQHVESGRFLLLEKLTSDVLGICIDHPWVRYAQVRIDKPHALRFADSVSLTLSYEAELEN from the coding sequence ATGAATCACAACGCCATTATCACCATTACAAATCTCAGACTAAGAACTTTCATCGGCTTCAACGAAGAAGAAAAGTCTAAGCAGCAAGACATCGTTATCAATGCAGAGATCCACTACCCCGCTAACAACCTTTGCCTCTCAGATGATGTGGAGAACGCACTCAACTACAAAAACATCTGCAAGAAGATCATTCAACATGTCGAATCCGGAAGATTTCTGCTTTTAGAAAAGTTAACCAGCGACGTACTCGGCATTTGTATCGATCATCCATGGGTACGATACGCTCAAGTGAGAATTGATAAGCCTCATGCCCTACGTTTTGCCGACTCCGTTTCACTCACGCTTAGCTATGAAGCAGAGCTCGAAAATTAA
- a CDS encoding dienelactone hydrolase family protein produces MNQNTESQSDPARSIPQEAFDWYDEYAHGLIDRREFMARLSGLAVLGLTMTTLTSALIPNYAQAEQVSFNDPSIKATYEKFPSPKGHGEGYGYLVVPKELEGNAPVVLVIHENRGLNPYVKDVARRLAAAGFIAFAPDALYSLGGYPGNDDEGRAMQKSLSREKIEEDFIAAANFLKSHEKSNGKLGAVGFCFGGYIVNMLAAVMPEQLDAGVPFYGTPAAPDLRKNVKGPLLIQFAGIDKRVNATWPDYETELKENGADYTAYIYDGVNHGFHNDSTGRYAEEEAELAWTRTLEFFNQKLS; encoded by the coding sequence ATGAATCAAAATACCGAATCTCAATCAGATCCAGCTCGCTCTATCCCTCAAGAAGCATTTGATTGGTACGACGAATATGCGCACGGTCTGATTGATCGCAGAGAGTTTATGGCTCGTCTATCCGGGCTAGCTGTACTTGGCTTAACCATGACAACATTAACTTCAGCACTGATCCCTAATTATGCGCAGGCAGAGCAAGTCTCTTTCAATGATCCTTCCATCAAAGCAACCTACGAGAAGTTTCCTTCGCCTAAAGGACACGGAGAAGGCTATGGCTACTTGGTGGTACCAAAAGAGTTAGAGGGTAATGCGCCTGTTGTCTTGGTCATTCATGAAAATAGAGGCTTAAATCCATACGTAAAGGATGTGGCAAGACGACTCGCGGCCGCGGGGTTTATTGCGTTTGCACCTGATGCACTCTATTCGCTTGGTGGGTATCCAGGAAATGATGATGAAGGCCGAGCAATGCAAAAGTCGCTATCACGAGAGAAAATCGAAGAAGACTTTATCGCCGCTGCAAACTTTTTGAAATCTCATGAAAAAAGTAACGGCAAGCTAGGCGCTGTAGGATTTTGTTTCGGTGGCTATATCGTGAATATGTTGGCGGCGGTAATGCCAGAACAGCTGGATGCGGGCGTTCCCTTTTATGGCACTCCTGCCGCACCTGATTTAAGAAAGAATGTTAAAGGGCCATTGCTCATCCAATTCGCTGGAATCGATAAACGTGTGAACGCGACTTGGCCAGACTATGAAACCGAACTCAAAGAGAACGGAGCAGACTACACCGCTTACATCTATGACGGTGTGAATCATGGCTTCCATAACGATTCAACAGGTCGATATGCTGAAGAAGAAGCGGAGTTAGCATGGACACGTACGCTTGAGTTCTTTAATCAAAAGCTCTCTTAA
- a CDS encoding MetQ/NlpA family ABC transporter substrate-binding protein produces the protein MNSYKKITASLLALAFVFGVTGCGKKDEAVIKIGATVGPHAQVVQAVAKEAAKQGINIELVEFSDYITPNAALDDGSIQLNSYQHQPFLDNFNDNHDSKLVSIGRSILMRMGVYSNKYTSLDSIPDNARIAIPNDPTNGGRGLLLLEDAGLISLKDNAGFNASLNDIVSNPKNIRFVEVDAAQLPRSLDDVDAAAITMNYVMSAGLDPKKQGIYLEKKDAPLAVMVVAAREEDKNNETYKKIISIYHSQEISDFLDSTFKGTIEAAK, from the coding sequence ATGAACAGCTACAAAAAAATCACAGCATCCCTGTTGGCATTAGCTTTCGTATTCGGTGTAACAGGATGTGGAAAAAAAGACGAGGCTGTAATCAAGATTGGGGCGACAGTTGGCCCACATGCACAAGTTGTACAGGCAGTCGCCAAAGAAGCAGCAAAGCAAGGGATTAACATTGAGCTAGTTGAATTCTCAGACTACATCACCCCTAACGCAGCATTAGATGATGGAAGCATCCAACTGAATAGCTACCAACATCAGCCATTTCTCGACAACTTTAACGACAATCACGATAGCAAGTTAGTTTCTATCGGACGTTCAATTTTAATGCGTATGGGCGTTTACTCTAACAAGTACACTTCGCTTGACTCTATCCCCGACAACGCACGAATCGCGATTCCAAACGACCCAACGAATGGCGGGCGTGGACTGTTACTACTTGAAGATGCCGGGCTGATTTCATTAAAAGACAACGCTGGTTTCAACGCATCTTTAAACGATATTGTTAGCAACCCGAAGAACATTCGATTTGTTGAAGTGGATGCCGCTCAGCTACCCCGCTCTCTTGACGATGTAGATGCAGCAGCAATCACCATGAACTATGTAATGTCGGCTGGACTCGATCCTAAGAAACAAGGCATTTACTTAGAGAAAAAAGACGCACCTTTAGCCGTGATGGTTGTAGCGGCGCGAGAAGAAGACAAAAATAATGAAACGTATAAAAAGATCATCTCAATTTACCACTCACAAGAGATTAGTGACTTTTTAGACAGCACTTTCAAAGGCACCATCGAAGCCGCTAAATAA
- a CDS encoding patatin-like phospholipase family protein, with translation MAKTVSLVLGSGGARGLVHVGIIRWLIEHGYQIKSISGCSIGALIGGVYAAGKLDEFEEWVTSIDQSDMAMMLDFSWQSSGIFKGDKIIDTLRGLIGEISIEDLPIPYTAVAANVDDEKEVWLQSGSLFDAIRASISLPLFFTPHVINGEVLIDGGVLNPVPIAPTFSDKTDFTLAVNLGGEPEMLQQEVIPVSLPTKESNLHERVVHFIDNLGSSVKSKMSFNFAAYDIANQAFDAMQSTIARQKLAAYPADITLELPRNACGTLEFDRSQEMIDRGYHLAQAKLGNRL, from the coding sequence ATGGCAAAAACGGTCTCATTGGTACTTGGCAGTGGTGGCGCAAGAGGCTTGGTTCACGTTGGAATCATCCGTTGGTTAATCGAGCATGGCTATCAGATAAAATCCATCTCTGGCTGTTCAATTGGCGCACTTATCGGTGGTGTCTATGCGGCGGGCAAGTTGGATGAATTTGAAGAGTGGGTCACCAGTATCGACCAATCGGATATGGCGATGATGTTGGACTTTTCATGGCAATCGAGCGGTATCTTCAAAGGGGACAAGATCATCGACACACTGCGTGGACTGATCGGCGAGATTTCAATTGAAGATCTGCCTATCCCTTATACCGCAGTTGCTGCTAACGTCGACGATGAAAAAGAGGTTTGGTTGCAATCCGGTTCTCTGTTTGATGCCATTCGCGCCTCCATCTCTTTGCCACTGTTCTTCACACCTCATGTCATCAATGGTGAAGTGCTGATTGATGGCGGAGTGCTCAATCCCGTACCGATTGCGCCTACCTTTAGTGATAAGACAGACTTTACTCTGGCTGTGAACTTAGGTGGTGAACCTGAGATGCTTCAGCAGGAAGTGATACCGGTTTCCCTACCTACAAAAGAGAGCAATCTGCATGAGAGGGTGGTTCATTTTATCGATAATCTAGGTAGCAGTGTAAAAAGTAAAATGAGCTTCAATTTTGCTGCCTACGACATTGCCAACCAAGCGTTTGATGCGATGCAATCGACCATTGCTCGCCAAAAACTGGCCGCTTACCCCGCCGATATTACGCTTGAGCTCCCACGTAATGCCTGTGGCACTTTAGAGTTTGATCGCTCACAAGAGATGATAGACAGAGGCTACCATTTGGCACAAGCTAAACTGGGTAACCGCCTTTAA
- a CDS encoding endonuclease, whose amino-acid sequence MINRIITLSGVALLCSASAHAQMQNGSFENWEGNAPSGWSVIDSGIALSLSTDPVNNGSLSAQVTVNTSTQSNTDFLQTISVEQGKTYDFSVDIYHTEGNVKARLFVDGYLGYSNNGLTNQWQALTHSYSATSTKDIVVGIRFYDDAGFDGSEVVYLDNFQPTEAPPTQSCNDTSAALTLVTDNYGSETSWSLKNSVSQTLYSGSDYQSNTNNEVEMCLADGSYTLEVSDSYGDGMCCSVGSGSYSLSVNGTVVASGGDFQASQSTEFTIGGSTTTPPTEPPVLGEYYKDAEGKVGFALKTALYQIIDNHSSQGYTAIWTLVSEADLDAYYDTDGSILDMYSEKPSGSDSIQFTKVADQCGQYSKEGDCYNREHSFPKSWFGGKVEPMNSDGHHLFATDGYVNSKRSNWPFGEVRSATYTSSNGSKLGSAANSLGYAGTVFEPIDEFKGDFARAYFYMATRYENEIANWEGNSTSSDAVLDGTNTTVFEPWLLTMLKRWHSEDPVSQKEIDRNKAVHDFQGNRNPFIDHPEFASQIWGN is encoded by the coding sequence ATGATAAATAGAATAATAACACTAAGTGGCGTTGCATTACTTTGTTCAGCGAGTGCGCATGCGCAAATGCAAAATGGAAGTTTCGAAAACTGGGAAGGAAACGCACCATCTGGATGGAGTGTGATTGACTCCGGCATTGCACTTTCACTCTCTACCGACCCTGTAAATAACGGCAGTCTCTCTGCACAAGTCACAGTGAATACAAGTACTCAAAGTAATACCGATTTTCTTCAAACGATAAGTGTTGAACAAGGGAAAACTTATGATTTCTCTGTCGATATTTATCACACTGAAGGTAACGTGAAAGCTCGCCTTTTTGTTGATGGCTATTTAGGCTACTCGAATAATGGTTTAACAAATCAGTGGCAAGCATTGACTCACTCGTACAGCGCTACGAGCACTAAAGATATCGTTGTGGGCATACGATTTTATGATGATGCAGGTTTTGATGGTTCGGAAGTGGTGTATTTAGATAACTTTCAGCCTACGGAGGCTCCACCAACACAAAGCTGCAATGACACAAGTGCCGCACTCACGCTAGTGACGGATAACTATGGCTCTGAAACCAGTTGGTCTCTCAAAAACTCAGTTTCTCAAACTCTTTATTCTGGTTCAGACTATCAAAGTAACACCAACAATGAAGTGGAAATGTGTTTAGCAGATGGTAGCTACACCCTAGAAGTCTCAGACTCTTATGGAGATGGAATGTGCTGCAGTGTGGGGAGTGGTTCATACAGTTTGTCGGTAAACGGAACCGTTGTGGCATCTGGTGGTGATTTCCAAGCAAGTCAGAGTACAGAGTTTACGATTGGTGGCTCAACGACTACACCACCAACTGAACCACCAGTGTTAGGTGAGTATTACAAAGACGCTGAAGGCAAAGTGGGCTTTGCGTTAAAAACGGCCTTGTATCAAATTATTGATAATCATAGTAGTCAGGGTTACACCGCTATTTGGACGTTAGTGTCTGAGGCTGACCTAGACGCATACTATGACACTGATGGGTCGATTCTCGATATGTATTCGGAGAAACCTTCAGGCTCAGATTCAATCCAATTTACTAAGGTGGCCGATCAATGTGGTCAATACAGCAAAGAAGGTGATTGCTACAACCGTGAGCACTCATTCCCGAAAAGCTGGTTTGGTGGAAAAGTCGAGCCAATGAACTCTGACGGTCACCATTTATTTGCCACTGACGGCTACGTTAACTCGAAACGTAGTAATTGGCCATTTGGTGAGGTACGTAGTGCAACATACACATCAAGCAATGGTTCTAAATTAGGCAGTGCAGCGAACTCTCTTGGTTATGCAGGTACGGTGTTTGAGCCAATTGATGAGTTTAAAGGTGATTTCGCAAGAGCATATTTCTACATGGCAACACGCTATGAAAATGAAATCGCTAATTGGGAAGGGAACTCTACAAGCTCTGACGCCGTTCTGGATGGAACCAATACAACCGTTTTTGAACCTTGGCTACTTACCATGCTAAAGCGTTGGCATTCTGAAGATCCAGTAAGCCAAAAAGAAATCGACCGAAACAAGGCGGTACATGATTTCCAAGGGAATCGTAATCCGTTTATTGACCATCCAGAGTTTGCAAGCCAAATCTGGGGAAATTAA
- the folK gene encoding 2-amino-4-hydroxy-6-hydroxymethyldihydropteridine diphosphokinase — protein MATVYVSIGSNINREHHVTESLKALHDRFAPLHISKFYDCEPVGFKGDNFLNLVVGFECTLPVVELVKVLHQIESENDRKRQTKAYASRTMDIDILLYGNQVGVIDGVELPRGEITEYAFVLRPLVDIAAQERHPTLDISYQQLWENFDKLNQKTEPIPFDISFT, from the coding sequence ATGGCCACCGTCTATGTCAGCATCGGAAGCAATATTAACCGCGAACATCACGTCACAGAATCTCTCAAAGCATTGCATGACCGCTTTGCGCCCCTACACATTTCTAAATTCTACGATTGCGAGCCTGTCGGTTTTAAAGGGGATAATTTCCTTAACCTAGTCGTTGGGTTCGAATGTACCCTTCCTGTCGTAGAGCTGGTCAAGGTTCTACATCAAATCGAATCAGAGAACGATCGCAAGCGTCAGACCAAAGCCTATGCTTCACGGACGATGGATATCGACATCCTTCTTTATGGTAATCAAGTGGGCGTTATCGATGGCGTAGAGCTGCCTAGAGGCGAAATCACCGAGTATGCATTTGTGCTTAGGCCGTTAGTCGATATTGCTGCGCAAGAACGTCACCCCACTCTAGACATCTCATATCAGCAGCTCTGGGAAAACTTCGATAAGTTAAATCAGAAAACCGAACCCATCCCTTTCGATATCAGTTTCACCTAG